The Pseudomonas baetica genome includes a region encoding these proteins:
- a CDS encoding PIG-L deacetylase family protein gives MKPLSLSESSLPAQIWNSAPQLDNIPVINTRSLVPDGARVVVIAPHPGDEVVISGGLLQLLASLGHPLQLLSITDGSASHPGSRQWSEKRLSVFRPQESVEALRRLGLPMHSLKWVRGGFTDNALFDREPELTAFIARYLRPGDVVFSTWREDGSDDHEVVGRAAFKAVQQVGATYHDVPFWAWHWPERDQQLIPWQRARKLRLDNWTVARKSHAIHAYASQLNGEPAIGIAPMLPRVLLERMRLPYEIVFV, from the coding sequence ATGAAACCGTTATCCCTCAGCGAAAGCAGCTTGCCGGCGCAGATATGGAACAGCGCCCCCCAACTCGACAACATTCCCGTCATCAACACCCGCAGTCTGGTACCCGACGGTGCCCGCGTCGTGGTCATCGCCCCGCATCCGGGTGACGAAGTGGTCATCAGCGGTGGCCTGCTGCAGTTACTCGCCAGCCTCGGCCATCCGTTGCAATTACTCTCCATCACCGACGGCAGCGCCAGCCATCCCGGTTCACGGCAATGGTCGGAAAAACGTCTGAGCGTCTTCCGCCCGCAGGAAAGCGTCGAAGCCCTGCGTCGCCTCGGCTTGCCGATGCACAGCCTGAAATGGGTACGCGGCGGCTTCACCGATAATGCACTGTTTGACCGCGAGCCGGAGCTGACCGCCTTCATCGCCCGCTACCTGCGCCCCGGCGACGTGGTGTTCAGCACCTGGCGCGAGGATGGCAGCGACGACCATGAAGTGGTCGGGCGCGCCGCGTTCAAAGCCGTGCAACAGGTCGGTGCGACCTACCATGACGTGCCGTTCTGGGCCTGGCACTGGCCGGAGCGCGACCAGCAGCTGATCCCGTGGCAACGCGCCCGCAAGCTGCGTCTGGACAACTGGACCGTGGCCCGCAAAAGCCACGCGATCCACGCCTACGCCAGCCAGCTCAATGGCGAACCGGCGATCGGCATCGCGCCGATGCTGCCGCGGGTGCTGCTGGAGCGGATGCGTTTGCCGTATGAGATCGTCTTCGTCTGA
- a CDS encoding glycosyltransferase codes for MIGILIPAHNEEDLLDECLNAALRASKHGLLAGERVEVLVVLDSCTDRSAQIVSGYPVQSLHINARNVGLARAAGAQVLLGRGARWISCSDADSRVADDWLVAQLGLGADAVCGTVTVEHWHESFDKAAQIRYHRHYRACDGHRHIHGANLGVSADAYRWAGGFKPLACDEDVHLVRQLELSGANIAWSHRPQVHTSARLDSRARGGFGDYLRNLAQIE; via the coding sequence ATGATCGGCATCCTGATTCCGGCGCACAACGAAGAAGACCTGCTCGACGAATGCCTCAACGCTGCCCTGCGCGCCAGCAAACACGGGCTGCTCGCCGGTGAGCGGGTCGAAGTGCTGGTGGTGCTCGACAGTTGCACCGATCGTTCGGCGCAGATTGTCAGCGGCTACCCGGTGCAGAGCCTGCACATCAATGCGCGCAATGTCGGCCTGGCGCGTGCAGCAGGCGCGCAAGTGCTGCTGGGGCGCGGCGCACGCTGGATTTCCTGCTCGGACGCCGACAGCCGTGTGGCTGACGATTGGCTGGTGGCGCAGCTGGGGCTGGGCGCCGACGCGGTGTGTGGCACGGTCACCGTCGAGCACTGGCACGAATCATTCGATAAAGCCGCGCAAATCCGCTATCACCGCCACTACCGGGCGTGTGACGGCCATCGGCATATCCACGGCGCCAACCTGGGGGTCAGCGCCGACGCTTATCGCTGGGCCGGAGGCTTCAAACCGCTGGCCTGCGATGAAGACGTGCACCTGGTCCGGCAACTGGAGTTGTCCGGCGCCAATATCGCCTGGAGCCACCGTCCGCAGGTGCACACCAGTGCCCGGCTCGACAGCCGTGCACGCGGAGGATTCGGCGACTATTTGCGAAACCTGGCACAGATCGAGTAA
- the glgX gene encoding glycogen debranching protein GlgX, protein MTRPSKAEPVTHAEPSRIREGLPFPLGATWDGLGVNFALFSANATKVELCIFDDAGEVELERIELPEYTDEIYHGYLPDAHPGLIYGYRVYGAYDPANGHRFNHNKLLIDPYAKQLVGELKWSEALFGYTIGHPDADLSFDERDSAPFVPKCKVIDPAHTWGNDQRVSVPWDKTIIYETHVRGISMRHPSVPENVRGTFAGLMNDDVLKHIRNVGVSTVELLPIHAFVNDQHLLHKGMTNYWGYNSIAFFAPDPRYLASGKIAEFKEMVAHLHEANLEVILDVVYNHTAEGNEQGPTLSMRGIDNASYYRLMPDDKRFYINDSGTGNTLDLSHPCVLQMVTDSLRYWASEMHVDGFRFDLATILGRYHDGFDERHSFLVACRQDPVLRQVKMIAEPWDCGPGGYQVGNFPPGWVEWNDKFRDTVRAFWKGDDGQVADFASRMTASGEMFNQRGRRPYSSVNFITAHDGFTLNDLVSYNDKHNEANDENNQDGSNNNLSWNHGVEGPTDDPEINALRHRQMRNFFATLLLAQGTPMIVAGDEFARTQDGNNNAYCQDSEIGWVNWDLSEDGKALLKFVKRLIKLRLAYPILRRGRFLVGEYNEDIGVKDVTWLAPDASEMTTEHWHDAHNRCLGMLLDGRAQETGIRRKGGDATLLLVVNAHHDIVNFTLPEVPEGSFWTCMIDTNQPSIRGQERFDFGHEYSVTGRSLLLFELQREEED, encoded by the coding sequence ATGACCCGTCCAAGTAAAGCCGAGCCCGTCACGCACGCCGAGCCCTCGCGAATTCGTGAAGGTCTGCCCTTCCCGCTGGGTGCGACCTGGGATGGTTTGGGGGTGAACTTTGCCCTGTTCTCCGCCAACGCCACCAAAGTCGAACTGTGCATTTTCGACGATGCCGGTGAAGTCGAGCTCGAACGCATCGAACTGCCGGAATACACCGACGAGATCTACCACGGCTATTTGCCCGACGCCCATCCGGGGCTGATCTACGGCTACCGCGTCTACGGTGCCTATGACCCGGCCAACGGCCACCGCTTCAACCACAACAAGCTGCTCATCGACCCGTACGCCAAACAACTGGTTGGCGAATTGAAATGGTCGGAAGCGCTGTTCGGCTACACCATCGGCCACCCCGACGCCGACCTCAGCTTCGACGAACGCGACAGCGCGCCCTTCGTGCCCAAGTGCAAAGTCATCGACCCGGCGCACACCTGGGGTAATGATCAGCGCGTCAGCGTGCCGTGGGACAAGACCATTATTTATGAGACCCACGTTCGCGGCATCAGCATGCGCCACCCTTCGGTACCGGAAAACGTGCGCGGCACGTTCGCCGGGCTGATGAACGACGATGTGCTCAAGCACATTCGCAATGTCGGGGTTTCGACCGTCGAGCTGTTGCCGATCCACGCCTTCGTCAACGACCAGCATCTGCTGCACAAGGGCATGACCAACTATTGGGGCTATAACAGCATCGCGTTTTTCGCCCCGGACCCGCGTTATCTCGCCAGCGGCAAGATTGCCGAGTTCAAGGAGATGGTCGCGCACCTGCACGAAGCCAATCTGGAAGTGATCCTCGACGTGGTCTACAACCACACCGCCGAGGGCAACGAGCAAGGCCCGACCCTGTCGATGCGCGGTATCGACAATGCCTCGTACTATCGCCTGATGCCGGATGACAAGCGCTTCTACATCAACGATTCCGGCACCGGCAACACCCTGGATCTGAGTCACCCGTGCGTGCTGCAAATGGTCACCGACTCGTTGCGCTACTGGGCCAGCGAGATGCACGTCGATGGCTTCCGCTTCGATCTGGCGACCATTCTGGGTCGCTATCACGACGGTTTCGATGAGCGTCACAGCTTCCTTGTTGCCTGCCGTCAGGACCCGGTGCTGCGTCAGGTGAAAATGATCGCCGAGCCATGGGACTGCGGCCCCGGCGGCTATCAGGTGGGCAACTTCCCGCCGGGTTGGGTCGAGTGGAACGACAAGTTCCGCGACACCGTGCGCGCGTTCTGGAAAGGTGACGACGGCCAGGTTGCCGACTTCGCCAGCCGCATGACCGCCTCCGGTGAGATGTTCAATCAGCGTGGACGGCGGCCGTATTCGTCGGTGAACTTCATCACCGCCCACGACGGTTTCACCCTCAACGATCTGGTGTCGTACAACGACAAGCACAACGAGGCCAACGACGAAAACAACCAGGACGGCAGCAACAACAACCTGTCGTGGAACCACGGCGTCGAAGGCCCGACGGACGATCCGGAAATCAACGCCCTGCGCCATCGGCAGATGCGCAACTTCTTCGCCACTCTGCTGCTGGCCCAAGGCACGCCGATGATCGTCGCCGGTGATGAGTTCGCCCGCACCCAGGACGGCAACAACAACGCCTATTGCCAGGACAGCGAGATCGGTTGGGTCAACTGGGATCTGAGCGAGGACGGCAAGGCCCTGCTCAAATTCGTCAAACGCCTGATCAAGCTGCGTCTGGCCTATCCGATCCTGCGCCGTGGGCGGTTCCTGGTCGGCGAGTACAACGAGGACATCGGCGTCAAGGACGTGACCTGGCTGGCGCCGGATGCCAGCGAGATGACCACCGAGCATTGGCATGACGCGCACAACCGCTGCCTGGGCATGCTGCTTGATGGCCGCGCGCAGGAAACCGGGATTCGCCGCAAGGGTGGCGACGCGACCCTGCTGCTGGTGGTCAACGCCCATCACGACATCGTCAACTTCACCTTGCCAGAAGTGCCTGAAGGCAGTTTCTGGACGTGCATGATCGACACCAATCAACCGTCGATTCGTGGTCAGGAACGCTTCGATTTCGGCCACGAATATTCCGTCACCGGACGCTCGCTGCTGCTGTTCGAACTGCAACGTGAAGAAGAAGACTGA
- a CDS encoding PIG-L deacetylase family protein yields the protein MNAVKKDNPIVGQGTSLHQWQGSRHLAELDSINVLELVPPGARAVIVAPHPDDEVLGCGGLLQLLAAAGRPLQLISVTDGSASHPGSARWPVERLSVIRPQESAEALRRLGVPMHRLKWLRGGFTDTQVAAQEAELSDFIERHLRPDDVLFTTWSDDGHCDHEAVGRASAEAARRVGATCHELPVWTWHWATPEDAFVPWQRARKVLLSPEHVARKRHAVHAFASQLDGDPDAGLGPVLAPYVLDRLLQPFEVVFL from the coding sequence ATGAACGCTGTCAAAAAAGACAATCCGATCGTCGGCCAAGGCACGTCACTGCACCAATGGCAGGGCTCACGGCATCTGGCTGAGCTGGACAGCATCAATGTGCTTGAGCTGGTGCCGCCAGGCGCGCGGGCGGTGATTGTCGCCCCGCACCCGGACGATGAAGTGCTCGGCTGCGGCGGCTTGCTGCAACTGCTCGCCGCCGCCGGCCGCCCGTTGCAACTGATCTCGGTGACCGACGGCAGCGCCAGCCACCCCGGTTCCGCTCGCTGGCCGGTGGAACGCCTGAGCGTGATCCGCCCACAGGAATCCGCCGAAGCGCTGCGTCGTCTGGGTGTACCGATGCATCGGCTGAAGTGGCTGCGCGGCGGTTTCACTGACACGCAAGTGGCGGCTCAAGAAGCCGAACTGAGCGACTTCATCGAGCGCCATCTGCGTCCCGACGATGTGCTGTTCACCACTTGGAGCGACGACGGCCATTGCGATCACGAAGCCGTCGGCCGCGCCAGTGCCGAAGCGGCGCGCAGAGTCGGTGCAACCTGCCATGAACTGCCGGTATGGACGTGGCACTGGGCAACACCTGAAGACGCCTTTGTGCCGTGGCAACGAGCGCGCAAGGTGTTGCTGTCGCCGGAACACGTTGCGCGCAAACGCCATGCGGTTCACGCCTTCGCCAGCCAACTGGACGGCGACCCTGATGCCGGACTCGGCCCGGTGCTGGCGCCATACGTACTGGATCGCCTGCTGCAACCGTTCGAAGTGGTGTTTCTATGA
- a CDS encoding acyl-CoA dehydrogenase family protein, with amino-acid sequence MDLQNYLARRPPDYRDTAALGGCLRALVEAGLDRLPLPGSGHTLERFQRLAWVGGHDLGLCKLYEGHTDALAIIEQLGGSPTPGSTWGMWAAEPPQARVHVRPAGHMVTLDGRKAWCSGASVLSHALLTAWDADDQQQLVAVALDQPGVTVTDQGWQAVGMGATGSVEVLFDGAEAQAIGNPGDYLQRPGFWQGGIGIAACWYGAARQLAEPLRQHCAQRDEPHALAHLGAVDTALQAAADVLRFSALHIDANPEANAELLARRARAVVEQSAEQVIREVVRALGAGPYCQDRHFARLIADLPVFLRQSHAERDLAALGQLVAAQTVEAWTL; translated from the coding sequence ATGGACTTGCAAAACTATCTCGCCCGCCGTCCGCCGGATTATCGCGACACCGCCGCCCTTGGCGGTTGTCTGCGGGCGCTGGTCGAGGCCGGTCTGGACCGATTGCCACTGCCGGGCAGTGGTCATACGCTGGAGCGATTTCAGCGTTTGGCCTGGGTCGGCGGGCATGATCTGGGCCTGTGCAAACTCTACGAGGGCCACACCGACGCGCTGGCCATCATCGAGCAACTCGGTGGCTCGCCAACGCCGGGCAGCACCTGGGGCATGTGGGCGGCAGAACCGCCACAAGCGCGGGTGCACGTGCGTCCCGCCGGGCACATGGTCACGCTTGATGGACGCAAGGCCTGGTGTTCCGGCGCCTCTGTGCTCAGCCATGCCTTGCTCACGGCGTGGGATGCCGATGATCAGCAGCAATTGGTCGCCGTCGCCCTCGATCAACCGGGCGTGACCGTTACCGATCAAGGCTGGCAAGCGGTGGGCATGGGCGCCACTGGCAGCGTTGAAGTGCTGTTCGACGGCGCCGAGGCGCAGGCCATCGGCAACCCCGGTGATTACCTGCAACGTCCGGGCTTCTGGCAAGGCGGGATCGGCATTGCCGCCTGCTGGTACGGCGCCGCGCGGCAGCTCGCCGAACCGTTGCGCCAGCACTGTGCGCAACGTGACGAGCCGCACGCCCTCGCCCATCTCGGCGCGGTCGACACGGCCTTGCAGGCGGCCGCCGATGTCCTGCGTTTCAGCGCCTTGCACATCGATGCTAATCCCGAGGCTAACGCCGAACTCCTCGCCCGCCGCGCCCGCGCCGTGGTGGAGCAATCCGCCGAGCAAGTGATCCGCGAAGTCGTGCGGGCTTTGGGGGCCGGGCCTTATTGCCAGGATCGGCACTTCGCCCGTCTGATCGCCGATCTGCCGGTGTTCCTGCGGCAAAGCCACGCCGAACGCGATCTCGCCGCGCTCGGCCAACTGGTTGCCGCTCAAACCGTGGAGGCCTGGACGTTATGA
- a CDS encoding DUF6124 family protein, producing the protein MIKPTPNPPEIDPASPYESLDSKKLHEAADRALDHYLCPPGSTPPPRKTRGMYAATADTKNEELLLDAFETLASAKTIAHDFARLLPAPQRRTVLGIAQLIMLGELAVNRVLNNLELPG; encoded by the coding sequence ATGATCAAACCAACACCGAACCCACCCGAAATCGACCCCGCCTCCCCCTACGAATCCCTCGACTCAAAAAAACTCCACGAAGCCGCCGACCGCGCCCTCGACCATTACCTCTGCCCGCCCGGTTCCACACCGCCGCCGCGTAAAACCCGCGGGATGTATGCCGCGACTGCGGATACCAAAAACGAGGAATTGCTGCTCGATGCCTTCGAAACACTCGCATCGGCCAAGACCATCGCCCACGACTTCGCACGCCTGTTGCCCGCACCGCAGCGCCGGACGGTGTTGGGGATTGCGCAACTGATCATGCTGGGGGAACTGGCGGTGAACCGGGTGCTGAATAATCTGGAGTTGCCGGGCTAA
- a CDS encoding SAM-dependent methyltransferase encodes MSVEDRYFDGLFAGNDDPWAFRQRWYEQRKRAITLAALPRPHYRAIFEPGCANGELSAELAGRCDRLLCCDTASAAVSLARTRLSPFDHAQVRQSRLPGDWPEEKFDLIVFSEIGYYLDTQDLTEVIRRISDSLTADGQLLACHWRPPIEGCPLNARQVHDLIHEQLHLPRLVLHQEADFILEVWSREPRSVAALEGLR; translated from the coding sequence ATGAGTGTCGAGGATCGTTACTTCGACGGCCTGTTCGCCGGCAACGACGACCCCTGGGCGTTTCGTCAGCGCTGGTACGAACAGCGCAAACGCGCGATCACCCTCGCCGCGCTGCCGCGCCCGCACTATCGGGCGATTTTCGAACCGGGCTGCGCCAATGGCGAGTTGAGTGCCGAATTGGCCGGTCGCTGTGACCGGCTGTTGTGCTGCGACACAGCGAGCGCTGCGGTGAGCCTGGCGCGCACCCGATTGAGTCCGTTTGACCATGCGCAAGTGCGGCAAAGTCGCCTGCCTGGCGATTGGCCGGAAGAAAAATTCGACCTGATTGTATTTAGCGAAATCGGCTACTACCTCGACACCCAGGATCTGACAGAAGTGATCCGCCGCATCAGTGATTCCCTGACCGCCGACGGGCAACTCCTGGCCTGCCACTGGCGTCCGCCCATCGAGGGCTGCCCGCTGAATGCGCGCCAGGTTCACGACCTGATACACGAACAATTGCACCTGCCGCGGCTGGTGCTGCATCAGGAAGCGGACTTCATTCTGGAGGTCTGGAGTCGCGAACCGCGCTCAGTGGCAGCGCTGGAGGGCTTACGATGA